A region from the Medicago truncatula cultivar Jemalong A17 chromosome 6, MtrunA17r5.0-ANR, whole genome shotgun sequence genome encodes:
- the LOC120575883 gene encoding uncharacterized protein: protein MPEVHNLIEFGKLLKGKKRRDFDKKYGNVLNLIEVNVQVEAITTLSQFYDPQFRCFTFSDFQMVPTLEEYEQILGYSFKNIKPYHYKGHYPASKMVASLLKVKQDKLEKYMKSPNGVYGIPLSYLNERLESFHEEGDWAAFADVLALAIFGIVLFPNIDNHIDFAAINVFLAVRNERQNPVPTVLA, encoded by the coding sequence ATGCCAGAAGTGCACAACTTGATAGAGTTTGGTAAATTATTGAAAGGGAAAAAACGCAGAGATTTTGATAAGAAATATGGAAATGTTTTAAATCTAATAGAAGTAAATGTCCAAGTGGAGGCAATTACAACATTGTCTCAGTTTTATGATCCTCAATTCAGATGTTTCACTTTTAGCGACTTTCAAATGGTGCCTACTTTAGAAGAGTATGAACAGATTCTAGggtattctttcaaaaatattaagCCTTACCACTATAAGGGACATTACCCTGCTTCTAAAATGGTTGCATCACTTCTGAAAGTTAAACAAGATAAGTTGGAGAAATACATGAAGAGTCCCAATGGTGTTTATGGTATACCGCTATCATACCTAAATGAGCGATTAGAATCATTTCATGAAGAAGGGGATTGGGCTGCCTTTGCAGATGTGTTAGCCCTTGCCATTTTTGGGATTGTTTTGTTTCCAAATATAGACAACCACATCGACTTTGCAGCAATCAATGTTTTCCTAGCAGTGAGGAACGAACGtcagaacccggttcctactgtGCTTGCATAG